From the genome of Virgibacillus proomii, one region includes:
- a CDS encoding YwpF family protein: MKTFKLKLLNIMEEKDGEIMPHKIELLDGLIINREDENNQWTIEAYLDKSYLPFFEELWKQKPEILIQVKITKESNDTATFITTIIDINEIGSHINVLFLGNIVDKRKASIEALLTTLIDKGYQGEELLDKFKEIM, encoded by the coding sequence ATGAAAACCTTTAAACTAAAGTTGTTAAACATAATGGAAGAAAAAGATGGAGAAATTATGCCACATAAAATTGAACTATTAGATGGTTTAATTATTAATCGGGAGGATGAAAATAATCAATGGACAATAGAAGCATATCTGGACAAATCGTACTTGCCTTTTTTTGAAGAACTCTGGAAGCAGAAGCCGGAAATCTTGATTCAAGTAAAAATTACCAAGGAGAGTAACGATACTGCAACATTCATTACCACGATTATAGATATAAATGAGATTGGCTCGCATATAAATGTTTTATTTTTAGGAAATATTGTCGATAAAAGAAAGGCAAGTATTGAAGCTCTCTTAACTACATTAATCGACAAGGGATATCAAGGAGAGGAATTGTTGGATAAATTTAAAGAAATTATGTAA
- a CDS encoding DUF421 domain-containing protein — translation MPDWINVTIRSFSMLVILFFMTKWLGKKQISQLNIFEYISGIVLGGIAAVHAIDPNANFMYALISMFIWFIVPYIAEFLSLKSKRFRDFTEGKSTVLIQDGKIMEDNLKKEGYSTDDLLAALRENNVFLASDVEFAVLESSGELNVLPKKENRPLTAKDLGINVAPEKEPQTVIMDGEIMLESLANLSLNVNWLETELDKQNVSIENVFLAQADNNGQLYLDLYDDKITVPEPTEKALLLANLKKCQADLELFSLATENEESKNVYEKNSKKLQHVIDLVQPYL, via the coding sequence ATGCCAGATTGGATTAACGTAACCATTCGGTCGTTTTCTATGTTAGTCATTTTGTTTTTTATGACAAAATGGCTAGGTAAAAAACAAATATCACAGTTAAACATTTTCGAATATATTTCAGGTATTGTGCTAGGGGGAATTGCTGCTGTTCATGCTATTGATCCAAATGCCAATTTTATGTATGCTTTAATTTCCATGTTCATTTGGTTTATTGTTCCCTATATCGCCGAGTTTTTGTCATTAAAAAGTAAACGATTTCGTGATTTTACAGAAGGTAAAAGCACTGTACTTATTCAAGATGGTAAAATTATGGAGGATAATCTAAAAAAAGAAGGATACTCAACAGATGATTTGTTAGCAGCATTACGAGAGAATAACGTTTTTTTAGCATCAGATGTGGAATTTGCTGTTCTTGAATCTTCTGGAGAATTAAATGTACTCCCTAAAAAAGAAAATCGCCCATTAACAGCAAAAGATTTAGGAATAAATGTAGCCCCAGAAAAAGAACCACAAACGGTTATCATGGATGGAGAGATAATGTTAGAATCACTTGCTAATTTATCGTTAAATGTAAACTGGTTAGAAACTGAACTAGATAAACAAAATGTAAGCATTGAAAATGTATTTCTTGCCCAAGCGGATAACAATGGTCAGTTATACCTTGATTTATACGATGATAAAATTACTGTCCCTGAACCAACAGAAAAAGCGTTATTGCTTGCAAACTTGAAAAAATGTCAAGCGGATTTGGAGTTGTTTTCTTTAGCCACTGAAAACGAGGAAAGTAAGAATGTATACGAAAAAAATAGTAAGAAACTCCAACATGTTATTGACCTTGTGCAACCGTATTTATAA
- a CDS encoding dicarboxylate/amino acid:cation symporter: MKGKLKAYRFPIILIASIIIGSIIGLIFGKDATVIKPLGDLFINLLFMIVMPLVFFTISSAIASMDSMKRLGKIMGSMITVFVITGIFAAVFMLVATVIFQPGSGVDIPRIKPDEVQEKMSFSEQLVNTFTVPDFVDLFSRDNMLALIVFSVLIGVATGLTGEKGRAFTTFLTSGSEVFMKIIQLVMYYAPIGLGAYFASLVGEFGAELIGDYAKAVIIYYPVSVLYFAIGFTLYAFIAGGKKGIARFWKNILAPAATSLGTGSSVASLPANLQAAKQIGVPKDIRETVLPLGATIHMDGSCLSAMLKIAFVFGVFNLDFSGIDTFLTAIGICLLSGIVMSGIPGGGFMGEMMIITLYGLPLEALPIISAIGIVVDPPATMINVTGDTVSSMLVTRHLEGKDWIEKSPA; this comes from the coding sequence ATGAAGGGTAAATTAAAAGCCTATCGCTTTCCGATCATATTAATTGCTTCAATCATTATCGGGTCCATTATTGGGCTTATATTCGGCAAAGACGCTACGGTTATTAAGCCATTAGGCGATTTGTTTATTAACTTGCTATTTATGATTGTAATGCCGCTTGTTTTCTTTACAATCTCATCTGCTATAGCAAGTATGGACAGCATGAAAAGGCTGGGAAAGATAATGGGTTCTATGATAACAGTGTTTGTGATTACCGGAATCTTTGCTGCAGTATTTATGCTAGTTGCTACCGTTATTTTCCAACCTGGTTCTGGTGTGGATATCCCACGAATAAAACCAGATGAGGTTCAAGAGAAAATGAGCTTTTCTGAACAACTAGTAAATACGTTTACTGTTCCTGATTTTGTAGACTTATTTTCACGCGATAACATGCTTGCTTTGATTGTTTTTTCCGTACTTATCGGTGTAGCAACTGGACTTACCGGAGAAAAAGGAAGAGCATTCACCACATTTTTAACAAGTGGCTCAGAAGTATTTATGAAAATTATACAACTTGTTATGTACTACGCTCCGATTGGTCTAGGCGCTTATTTTGCATCTCTAGTTGGGGAGTTTGGCGCAGAATTAATTGGTGATTACGCTAAAGCAGTAATTATTTATTATCCAGTATCTGTCTTATATTTTGCCATCGGCTTTACCTTATATGCTTTTATCGCTGGTGGTAAAAAGGGAATAGCCCGATTTTGGAAAAACATACTTGCCCCAGCTGCAACTTCACTTGGTACTGGTAGCAGTGTGGCCTCATTACCCGCTAATTTACAAGCTGCAAAGCAAATAGGAGTTCCTAAGGATATTCGGGAAACAGTGCTTCCGCTTGGTGCTACCATACATATGGATGGCTCATGTCTTTCAGCTATGTTAAAAATCGCCTTTGTCTTCGGTGTATTTAATTTGGACTTTTCCGGAATCGATACTTTTTTAACAGCAATTGGAATTTGTTTATTGTCTGGGATTGTAATGAGTGGTATTCCCGGTGGAGGTTTTATGGGCGAAATGATGATTATTACACTGTACGGCTTGCCATTAGAAGCTTTACCAATCATTTCTGCTATTGGAATAGTGGTTGACCCTCCTGCAACAATGATTAATGTTACTGGTGATACAGTTTCCAGCATGCTCGTAACTAGACACTTAGAAGGTAAAGACTGGATAGAAAAATCTCCAGCCTAA
- a CDS encoding TrkH family potassium uptake protein: protein MQYQKPVFRWGNRLSPVQVLLLFYFLAVLLSTVVMSLPVAYQDGVDIAFIDIIFTAVSGLSVTGLSSINLSETLSTTGIIFLACILQLGAVGVMAISTFIWLLLGKKIGLKERRLIMADQNQSTFGGMVRLIKQIVYVLLTIEGIGFLVLGTYYLKYFDSAGEAYLHGLFGTISAISNGGFDITGASLIPFKDDYFVQFINMLLIIFGAIGFPVLIEVKEYIFAKSEQRKYIRFSLFTKVTTTTFMALIVVGAIGMFLLDITNFFADKSWHEVLFYSLFQSVTTRSGGISTMDVSLLSEPNHLFMSLLMFIGASPSSAGGGIRTTTFILVVIFIITYARGGKSIRLFNREVYDEDLLKAVTVTLMALILIFTSILIMAIVEPFTLTEILFEATSAFGTVGLSLGITSDLTVISKLILMLLMFIGRVGIITFLFIFKTNKKSGNYHYPKEKLIIG from the coding sequence ATGCAATACCAAAAGCCAGTGTTTCGCTGGGGGAATCGCTTATCACCTGTACAGGTTTTATTATTATTTTATTTTTTAGCAGTATTATTATCAACAGTAGTTATGTCATTGCCTGTTGCATATCAAGATGGGGTGGATATTGCTTTTATTGATATCATTTTTACTGCAGTTAGCGGTCTAAGTGTGACAGGATTAAGTTCTATAAATCTTTCAGAAACATTAAGTACAACTGGAATTATTTTCCTTGCTTGTATACTCCAGCTTGGTGCGGTTGGAGTAATGGCTATCAGCACTTTTATCTGGCTATTATTAGGTAAAAAAATAGGCTTAAAAGAACGTAGATTGATTATGGCAGACCAAAATCAATCTACGTTTGGAGGAATGGTTCGATTAATAAAACAAATTGTTTATGTGCTTTTAACGATAGAAGGGATCGGCTTTCTTGTCTTAGGAACCTACTATTTAAAATATTTTGATTCTGCAGGCGAAGCTTATTTACATGGACTCTTCGGTACAATTAGTGCTATATCAAATGGAGGATTCGATATTACCGGCGCATCATTAATTCCATTTAAAGATGACTATTTTGTACAATTTATAAACATGCTGTTAATTATTTTTGGGGCTATTGGTTTCCCGGTATTAATTGAAGTAAAAGAATACATATTTGCAAAATCTGAGCAGCGAAAGTATATCCGATTTAGCCTATTTACGAAAGTGACAACGACCACCTTTATGGCACTGATTGTGGTTGGGGCAATTGGTATGTTTTTACTGGACATAACTAATTTTTTTGCCGATAAATCTTGGCATGAAGTGTTATTTTATTCGCTATTTCAGTCCGTAACGACGAGAAGTGGCGGAATATCAACGATGGATGTTAGTCTGCTTTCAGAACCTAATCATTTGTTTATGTCCTTGTTAATGTTTATCGGAGCTTCACCAAGCAGTGCAGGGGGAGGTATTCGGACTACTACGTTTATATTAGTCGTGATTTTTATCATAACATACGCAAGAGGAGGAAAGAGTATTCGACTGTTTAATCGTGAAGTATATGATGAAGATTTATTAAAAGCAGTAACTGTAACGTTAATGGCATTGATACTTATATTCACCTCCATCCTAATCATGGCTATTGTTGAACCATTCACTCTAACTGAGATTCTATTCGAGGCAACCTCAGCGTTTGGTACAGTCGGATTATCATTAGGAATAACGAGTGATTTAACAGTAATTAGTAAATTAATTCTCATGCTGTTAATGTTTATTGGACGTGTAGGAATTATTACCTTCCTATTCATTTTTAAAACAAATAAAAAAAGTGGTAACTATCATTACCCAAAGGAAAAATTAATTATTGGCTAA
- the nfsA gene encoding oxygen-insensitive NADPH nitroreductase, with protein MTNSAIQTIMNHRSIRKFKDQPLTEAQIKTIVDAAQMASTSSYVMGYTIIGVTDEKIKEQLTAISGQPYVQNNGHLFVFCGDLHRVEQLGTTEQQAAMEESLASSEQFIVMTVDATLAAQNAAIAAEDLGLGICFLGSLRNDIHRVSELLQLPERVVPLFGLAVGYPNHEPEQKPRLPFEVVYHENKYQPFEQQLPFIKQFDAQLQKYYEKRKQNRRTDNWSNQIIRKFSNPIRMDVTPFLHHKNLNKK; from the coding sequence GTGACAAATTCAGCAATTCAAACTATTATGAATCACCGATCTATTCGTAAGTTTAAAGATCAGCCACTTACAGAAGCTCAGATTAAAACAATCGTTGATGCAGCGCAAATGGCTTCTACTTCTAGTTATGTAATGGGCTATACGATTATTGGAGTAACAGATGAAAAGATAAAAGAACAACTCACTGCCATTTCCGGTCAGCCTTATGTTCAAAATAACGGACACTTATTTGTTTTTTGTGGTGATCTGCATCGGGTAGAGCAATTAGGAACTACGGAACAACAAGCTGCTATGGAAGAAAGTTTAGCATCCTCGGAACAATTTATTGTAATGACTGTTGATGCGACACTTGCTGCCCAAAATGCAGCCATAGCAGCTGAAGATTTAGGGCTAGGAATATGCTTTCTTGGAAGCTTACGAAATGATATTCATCGTGTAAGTGAATTGCTTCAACTACCTGAACGAGTTGTGCCTTTATTTGGACTAGCTGTAGGTTATCCAAACCATGAGCCTGAACAGAAGCCGCGTTTGCCATTTGAAGTAGTTTATCATGAAAATAAGTATCAACCATTTGAACAACAACTTCCATTTATTAAGCAATTTGATGCACAATTACAAAAGTATTACGAAAAACGTAAACAAAATCGTCGCACAGATAATTGGTCAAATCAAATCATTCGTAAATTTTCTAATCCTATCCGTATGGACGTAACTCCATTTTTACACCACAAAAATTTAAATAAAAAATAA
- the spoVAE gene encoding stage V sporulation protein AE encodes MIFFWAFLVGGLICVIGQLLFDVFKLNPGQTLTILVVSGAILSGFGLYEPLIDFAGAGATVPITSFGNSLVHGAMQEAEIHGLVGVVTGMFEVTSAGISSAIIFGVIGAIIFKSKG; translated from the coding sequence ATGATCTTTTTTTGGGCATTTTTAGTTGGCGGGTTAATATGTGTAATCGGTCAGCTTTTATTTGATGTTTTTAAATTAAACCCTGGACAAACATTGACTATATTAGTCGTATCAGGCGCAATTTTATCCGGTTTCGGTCTATATGAACCATTAATTGATTTCGCTGGTGCAGGTGCAACGGTACCTATTACAAGCTTTGGTAATTCTTTAGTTCATGGCGCTATGCAGGAAGCTGAAATCCACGGTTTAGTTGGTGTAGTAACTGGAATGTTTGAAGTAACAAGTGCTGGTATTTCCTCAGCGATTATTTTCGGTGTGATTGGAGCAATAATTTTTAAATCAAAAGGCTAG
- the spoVAC gene encoding stage V sporulation protein AC, whose protein sequence is MADKKKKNAPPEAQEYQAFQQQREVKRPIFKNCVKAFLVGGFICFIGQIISTFYMYFFRFTEQTAGNPTVATLIFITMLLTGFGLYDRIGQFAGAGSAVPVTGFGNAVIASAIEHRTEGFILGVGTNMLKLAGPVIVYGVFAAFVVALIKTILIIWGGL, encoded by the coding sequence ATGGCGGATAAGAAAAAGAAAAATGCACCACCTGAAGCTCAAGAATACCAAGCATTTCAACAACAAAGAGAAGTAAAAAGACCCATTTTTAAAAATTGTGTCAAAGCTTTTTTAGTAGGTGGTTTTATTTGCTTCATCGGTCAAATTATCTCTACCTTTTACATGTATTTTTTTCGTTTTACAGAACAAACAGCTGGTAATCCAACTGTAGCCACTTTAATCTTTATCACTATGTTGCTCACTGGATTTGGTTTATATGATCGAATTGGTCAATTTGCTGGTGCAGGTTCTGCTGTACCTGTTACAGGGTTTGGAAATGCGGTCATCGCTTCAGCAATTGAACATCGAACAGAAGGTTTTATTCTCGGAGTTGGTACAAATATGCTAAAGTTAGCAGGACCCGTAATCGTATATGGCGTATTCGCAGCATTTGTCGTAGCGCTTATTAAAACAATCCTCATCATTTGGGGGGGGCTATAA
- a CDS encoding ArsA family ATPase: MEDFLKKIIFIGGKGGVGKSTSAAALAWNRAKEETQTLLISTDPAHNLGDIFNQKIGGRIKKISKHLQVIEIDPDHETKVYINEVKENIKHLVQPQMMDEVNRQLDTVRASPGADEAALFNKLVSIILEEKHHFDQIIIDTAPTGHTIRLLTLPELMGVWIEGLLQRRKKTSENYTQLLNDGEPIEDPIYEVLLKRKEQFAKARKLLLDDQTSGFIFVVNPESLSIIETEKAIHFLVKHGLHVKTLIINKVLPEEVEGDFLHQRKQIERSYMKRIETTFTDQAKVYVPLFANDIIDIIQLEKFSSFYSTGDV; encoded by the coding sequence TTGGAAGACTTCCTAAAAAAAATTATCTTTATAGGTGGCAAGGGGGGAGTGGGGAAGTCGACATCTGCTGCTGCGCTTGCTTGGAACAGAGCAAAAGAAGAAACACAAACACTGCTTATATCCACCGACCCTGCCCATAATCTAGGTGATATATTTAATCAGAAAATTGGAGGACGAATAAAAAAGATCAGTAAACATTTACAAGTCATAGAAATTGATCCAGATCATGAAACCAAAGTCTATATTAACGAGGTAAAAGAAAATATCAAGCATTTAGTCCAGCCACAAATGATGGATGAGGTAAATCGTCAACTCGACACAGTACGGGCATCCCCTGGTGCAGATGAAGCAGCACTATTTAACAAGCTAGTGTCCATCATTTTGGAAGAGAAACATCATTTTGATCAAATCATTATCGATACTGCACCGACTGGTCATACTATTCGACTACTTACATTACCTGAGTTAATGGGTGTTTGGATAGAAGGTCTATTACAACGTCGAAAAAAGACGAGTGAAAACTATACTCAACTGTTAAATGATGGAGAACCGATTGAAGATCCTATTTATGAAGTATTACTTAAACGAAAGGAACAATTTGCTAAAGCTCGTAAGTTGTTATTAGATGATCAAACATCAGGATTTATTTTTGTAGTTAATCCAGAGAGCCTGTCTATTATAGAAACAGAAAAGGCAATTCATTTTCTTGTAAAGCATGGCCTGCATGTGAAAACATTAATAATAAATAAAGTCTTACCAGAGGAGGTAGAAGGAGACTTTTTACATCAGCGAAAACAAATAGAACGTTCGTATATGAAAAGAATAGAAACCACTTTTACGGATCAAGCAAAAGTGTATGTTCCTTTATTTGCTAATGATATTATTGATATAATACAATTAGAAAAATTCAGTTCCTTCTATTCCACTGGTGATGTTTGA
- a CDS encoding DUF1657 domain-containing protein gives MTVGAQVKGCFSSIKSIEATLQLLIEKTKEQEQQKQFEQAMQIVAEVKKDLQQQVIKLTKEEPQYK, from the coding sequence GTGACAGTCGGAGCACAAGTAAAAGGATGTTTTTCTTCCATTAAAAGTATTGAGGCTACTTTACAATTGCTTATAGAAAAAACCAAGGAACAAGAACAACAAAAACAGTTCGAACAAGCAATGCAGATTGTAGCGGAAGTGAAAAAAGATTTGCAACAACAAGTCATTAAACTGACGAAAGAGGAACCGCAATATAAATGA
- a CDS encoding cory-CC-star protein — translation MLEQIKKLVHYYEEVISLPHRQEIARELRHEDDIFLLLLYSEMIGIPNPVYYYTLELYPYLLEKFHDWHLRMGMEKSPLSGIRCC, via the coding sequence ATGCTTGAACAAATTAAAAAGCTTGTTCACTACTATGAGGAAGTTATTAGTTTACCGCACCGTCAAGAGATTGCACGGGAGTTAAGGCATGAAGATGATATATTTTTATTACTACTTTATTCAGAGATGATTGGAATTCCTAATCCAGTCTATTATTACACATTAGAACTATATCCCTATTTATTAGAAAAGTTCCATGATTGGCATCTGCGAATGGGGATGGAAAAATCGCCTTTATCCGGTATTCGCTGCTGTTAA
- a CDS encoding zinc-binding dehydrogenase translates to MKAFVHERDELIVKEMEEPIPKANEVLVKLKAAGLNRRDLYIPQRRKGVESPLILGSDGAGVIEKVGEEVQRVQVGDEVIINPSLGWFDNSDAPPAGYEILGMPDHGTFAEKIAIDYRQVKKKPAHLTWQEAGVLALSGLTAYRALFTKGQIKAGETVFIPGAGSGVATFLIAFAKNIGAKVIVTSRSREKLEQAKSLSADILLHNENDWKVALKSETVDLVIDSIGRATFQRSLDVLKKGGRMVVFGATTEDTVTINLREFFYGQYQLFGSTMGSRQELTAMLAHVEQYQLHPVVDKTFSLQAMPEALDYLNDNHQFGKIAIDLSIS, encoded by the coding sequence ATGAAAGCATTTGTCCATGAACGTGATGAATTAATAGTGAAGGAAATGGAAGAGCCAATTCCTAAAGCAAATGAAGTATTAGTTAAACTCAAAGCTGCGGGACTTAACCGTCGAGATTTATATATTCCTCAGCGACGAAAGGGAGTTGAATCACCACTTATTTTAGGCTCAGACGGAGCAGGAGTAATAGAAAAAGTTGGTGAAGAGGTTCAAAGAGTGCAGGTAGGGGATGAAGTTATCATAAATCCGTCGCTAGGGTGGTTTGATAATAGTGATGCACCGCCTGCAGGGTATGAAATATTAGGAATGCCTGATCATGGTACGTTTGCTGAAAAAATTGCTATTGATTATCGTCAAGTAAAGAAAAAGCCTGCTCACTTAACGTGGCAGGAAGCCGGAGTGCTTGCACTATCTGGGTTAACAGCATATCGTGCACTGTTTACAAAGGGACAAATAAAGGCAGGAGAGACGGTATTTATTCCTGGTGCAGGGAGTGGTGTAGCTACATTTTTAATTGCATTTGCAAAAAATATTGGTGCAAAGGTGATTGTGACATCTCGAAGCAGAGAAAAGCTGGAGCAAGCAAAATCATTGAGCGCCGATATACTACTCCATAATGAAAATGATTGGAAAGTGGCGTTAAAATCGGAAACAGTGGATCTCGTCATCGATAGTATAGGACGAGCTACCTTTCAACGATCGCTTGATGTGCTGAAAAAGGGTGGAAGAATGGTTGTGTTTGGTGCAACAACGGAAGATACAGTGACCATCAATTTACGTGAATTTTTCTATGGTCAGTATCAACTGTTTGGCTCAACAATGGGAAGCAGACAAGAGTTGACAGCGATGCTTGCTCATGTTGAACAATATCAATTACACCCAGTTGTCGATAAAACTTTTTCATTACAAGCTATGCCGGAGGCGCTGGATTATTTAAACGATAATCACCAATTTGGAAAAATTGCTATTGATTTATCCATATCATGA
- the spoVAD gene encoding stage V sporulation protein AD produces the protein MLQGHQTWVFANKPVIISTGTVGGPFEADGRIAKDFDLLHEDMWLKQESFEKAQQTLMEEACQIALKKSSIEKDQVQFFISGDLINQITPTNFTAKTLNIPFFGLFNACATSMESLALSAMIINNKGANYILSGTSSHNASAERQFRYPTEYGGQKPPTAQWTVTGAGCSLIAQQGKGPVITSATIGRIVDMGITDPFNMGGAMAPAAVNTIENHFKDLSIDPSYYDLIITGDLGRIGREVSYDLLLERGLNIKEDQYVDCGLIIYREDQPVQAGASGSACSAVVTYGHLLNRMKNGELKRILVVATGALHSPLSIQQNDPIPCIAHAVAIESGSDI, from the coding sequence ATGTTACAAGGACATCAAACATGGGTTTTTGCTAATAAGCCGGTGATTATTTCTACAGGTACCGTGGGTGGACCATTCGAAGCTGATGGAAGGATTGCTAAAGATTTTGATTTGCTACATGAAGATATGTGGTTAAAACAAGAATCTTTTGAAAAAGCTCAGCAAACGTTAATGGAAGAAGCTTGTCAAATAGCGCTTAAAAAAAGTTCAATTGAAAAAGATCAAGTTCAATTCTTTATAAGCGGGGACTTAATAAATCAAATTACACCTACTAACTTTACAGCAAAAACACTGAATATCCCTTTTTTCGGCTTATTTAATGCCTGCGCTACTTCGATGGAAAGCCTCGCCCTATCAGCAATGATTATTAATAATAAAGGGGCCAACTATATTCTTAGCGGGACATCAAGTCATAACGCTTCCGCTGAAAGACAGTTCCGTTACCCTACAGAATATGGGGGGCAAAAACCGCCAACTGCACAATGGACAGTTACTGGTGCCGGTTGCTCTTTGATAGCTCAGCAGGGCAAGGGACCGGTGATTACGTCCGCTACAATTGGCAGGATAGTAGACATGGGAATAACCGACCCATTTAATATGGGAGGAGCAATGGCACCTGCTGCTGTCAATACCATTGAAAATCATTTTAAAGACTTGAGTATTGATCCCTCCTATTATGATTTAATTATCACTGGTGATTTAGGCCGTATCGGTCGGGAAGTTTCCTATGACTTATTACTGGAAAGAGGGTTAAATATTAAAGAAGACCAATATGTAGATTGCGGTTTAATCATCTACCGAGAAGATCAGCCTGTCCAAGCTGGAGCAAGTGGTTCTGCTTGTTCTGCTGTAGTAACATATGGCCACTTGTTAAATCGTATGAAAAATGGAGAACTAAAACGTATTTTAGTTGTAGCTACAGGTGCACTACATTCACCGTTAAGTATACAGCAAAACGACCCAATTCCATGTATTGCACATGCAGTAGCTATAGAATCAGGAAGTGATATATGA
- a CDS encoding DUF1657 domain-containing protein, with translation MTVSSQIKQTVAGLKSAQASFEQFALQTENKQAKQLYENAAQQTMAILQSIEPRIQQIEQEEPQYKGF, from the coding sequence ATGACTGTATCAAGTCAAATAAAGCAAACAGTTGCTGGTCTTAAAAGTGCTCAAGCCAGTTTTGAACAATTTGCTTTACAAACAGAAAATAAACAAGCAAAACAGCTATACGAAAACGCTGCTCAACAAACGATGGCTATCTTACAAAGTATAGAACCACGCATACAGCAAATTGAACAAGAGGAACCTCAATATAAAGGTTTTTAA